The genomic DNA TAATGAAAAGTGCGTTCACTGCTTCTTAAATAAATACATACCTGATCACAAAAAAAATAAACTACTGTTTCCAGTCAGGGATCACAAAAAAAGTCGAACCGGCTATCTGAAAAAAATATTTAAAATAGCAGATAACATTGATTCCTTAACATCAGGAGTAAAAAAAACATATGAAAAATTTGGGGTAAAAAATCTCAACATTTCTTTAGACAACTTTGAGTACGATATAGACAGAATTACTGATCATTATATTCACAAATACAATAATATCTCATCTGCAAAAAAACATAGAAAAACAAACCCGCAAAACAAAAAAAGGATTCTTTTTTATTGTTTTGATAAAATGCACATCCCGATTCTGAGTCCCATATATTCAAAAATGAAGAATAAATATCCGAACCATCAATTCGGGTTTGCAGCAATGCCCAAATATAAACATTTTTCCGCAGGCTTTGAAGAAAGCGATCTGAGACTTTTAAAGACCTTTAAGGAATATGTTACTTTTCACCCCCAGAAATTTTTCCCCGACGTAACTATCCTTCCAGACTCTTATTACCCGCACGGATGCGGCAAAATGGTTCATGTAGGACACGGCGTGCTCAGCAAGGGCATATACTATACTGATTCAGCCAGGGCTAAACAGGAAGAAAACGCAGACATGGTGTGCGTACCCGGTGCATATCACCAGCAGATGCTTGAAAGCATAATCAGCAGCCCTGTAATGGCTACAGGAATGCCTAAGCTGGACAATCTTTTTAATGGCAGAATCAACAAGAAAGCAGTATGCAGGCTTTACAATCTACCCGAAAGTTACACATATATATTATACGCGCCCACCTATAACCAGGAACTGACATCTCTTGATTATCTACTGGAAAACATGGACCAGGTTTTAATGACCGATCAGACGATGCTGCTTATAAAACTGCACTCCAGATGCAAGCCAGGACACAGATTAGCGGCTCAAAAACTGGTGCACAAAGATCCTCGAATAGTATTTATATCTGGACAAAATATTACAGAATTCCTGGCCTTAGCAGATGTAATGGTTTCTGATGTTTCTTCAGCAATGATGGAGTTTGCAGCCTTAGACAAGCCCTTGGTGCTCTTCAACAATCCGGCCTGGAAGGACTACGAACACTTTAACCCCAAAGATATTGATTTTGCCTGGAGGGACATAGGATTACAGATAACCCGTTCTGACCAGTTAAAAGATGCTGTTCAGGAATGCTTGCAATACCCTGAAAAACTTTCTGGAATCAGGACCAGGTATACTGACCAGCTTTTTGCCAACAAATACAATGGAGATGCCTCGGACAACATTGCCAGACTTGTGAGCGGACTTGCTGAATCATAGGGGGTGACAAAAAATTGTAATGTGAACAGGTTCCGGGAGGTTAGCCTCGTTGGAATAAATAACATCTAAGACCATCCTTACGAAATACAGCAGGCGTCCACTTCTACAAAGAATAAGGATTCGACTGCAAAAACCTGTTTTTGCAGTCGCAGGTGTCAGGAGACAGTGGTCAGGAGTCAGTAAAAACAAAGAGTTATGAAGATACTTTTTGCCGAGTCGCCTCATTTTTTGACTTTTTGCAGGGAAATCAATAAGGCTTCTATGCAATTCTTAAAATTTAGCCTGCCTGTTGCAAACAGCCAACCGAAACCACGCAACAATTATTTTTACCACGTAAGGCATGATTGATCCCTCAAAAAATTACCTGAAGCCTGATCATAGTTTTAACCAACCCACCATGGCACTCTTATTGCTTATATTTAGGTAAAAAATCAAAAAGCAGGAGCAGACCCATGAAAGCAGTAATCCTTGCCGCAGGTGTAGGCAGTCGATTAGGTCGACCATTCCCCAAATGCCTGACTCAAATGCCTGGTGGAGAGCCCATCCTGGGCAGACAGATCAGAATTTTCAGGGAAGCGGGTATTTCAGAAATAATTGTGGTAGTAGGTTTCAAAAAAACCCTTATCATGGAGCAATACCCGGAAGCTCTCTACAAATATAACCCATTTTATTACATTACAAACACATCAAAGAGCCTTTTATGCGCCCTTGAAAATGTTTACGAAGACGTTGTCTGGGTTAATGGAGATGTGGTCTTTGATCCCCAGGTTGTTAGAGATGTTGTTGGCTCTCCATATAATACTGTGGCTGTAGACCGCAAAAAATGCGGTCAGGAGGAAGTAAAATATACTGAAAACGAACAGGGTTTCATTGACAGCATATCCAAAGAAGTCAAAAATCCCTTAGGCGAGGCAGTCGGGGTGAACAAGATTCAAAAAAATGACATACAGAAATTCATACGGGCTTTGAAACATTGTCATGATGATGACTATTTTGAAAAGGGTATGGAGCTGGCCATGTCTGAAGGCATCAGGTTTAAGGCTCTGGATATTTCTAATTACAGATGCATTGAAGTTGACTTTGAAGATGATCTCATACAGGCCAAAAACATGTTTAATCAATCTGAGAAAGGAACTGAACCAATATTAACCTTGCGTAAAAAAAACATTAAAATTTCTCAAAACGGCCTTCCACTGGAACTGATAGAAGCCAAAAACATAAAAAGAGCCTGCTCCTGAAATCTTGATGAATATGAATCAGACAAAAATCCTTTTTTTTGTAGAAAGAAACCTGCACCTGCCATATCTTGAGCCTGTACATGATTATTTTCAGACAAACTATCCGGAAATCAATCTTGCATTCAGTGCTCCACCTTACAGGTCCTCAACCACGGATCTGCCCGGCTGTGGTTTAGATGAATCAACCATCCAAAGGCTGGCTGGCAAATCCAAATTTATAAAAGATCCTGCTGGATTTGGTCCTGATGCAACCTTGGTCTCGGACATCAATGCTGCCATATATTTACGGGGTTGCGGTCGGATTATAAATGTGGGCCATGGAATGATCAGCAAAGGGTGTTTCTATACTCATCGTCCAATTATAAGACGTGAAAATCTGGCAGATCTGATTTGCGTTCCCGGTCCAATTCATAAAAAAAAATTAAGAAAAAATGTATTCATCCCCATTGAAACCACAGGATTTATAAAATCTGACAAACTTTTCGGGCTAAACGCCCTGAATAGATCCCAGTTCTGTCAGGAATATAACATTGACCCCAAAAAAAACATCATCCTGTTTGCACCTACCTATAACCCGGAACTGTCTGCTATTCCTGTAGTCCAGGAAAAGATCTTTGAACTAACAGGAAATGATAACCATTTGATTATCAAGCTGCACGGCATGACAGATGTAAATTGGGCCAATTATTATAAAACTGAGACCAAAAACAATCCGTTTTGTACTTTTATTGAAGACCAGGATTTGACACCTTGCCTCACAGCCTCTGACCTCCTCATAAGTGACGTTTCTTCTGCCTTTGTTGAATTTATGCTTTTAGACAAGCCTATTGTACTGGTAGAAAATCCCCTTAGAAAAAATTTTATCCATTATGATCCAGAAGATATCGAATACGACGCAAGAAAAGCCTGCGTTGTAGTTAAGGACTTTCAATCCCTGAAAAATTCGATCCACAAAGAATTGAAAAATCCTGACAGACTTTCAGAGTTGAGAAGAAAATGCAGCCGTGAACTTTGTTATGGGCAAGATGGATATTCTGTAAAAAGAACTACTCAGGCTGTTATTGACAACCTGAAAACAGCTTATCCGGTAAAATTTTCAGTTGTTGTTATCTGGGATCATATGCCAGAGAAAAAAGAACTTTTACTGTTCTGGGAAAACTTCAGCGCCTCGACTAAAGGATTTGACTTAGAAGTAATCATGGCCGGACCAAAGCCTGAACTTCCATCACTTACAAGACTATCTTCCAGGTGGATTGAATGCAAGCATCCTGACGCTGAAGTGTTTAACATTGCCGTTAATAAAGCAGAACATGAGCATATAGCTCTGATCAAGCCTAACACAGCCTTGCCACCTGGATGGCTTAAATTCTTATACAACCATTTTAAATGGAACGACAATGTCTTTATTGTACAGGCAATGCATCCAGAAAATGGATACAAGGCTGTAATGGATAAGTTTTTTGATGAAAAAAAGCACCTTCCTTATTCAGAAAAATCATTCATGCTTAATCGGTTTCTCATAGGTTCCAGTATATTAAACAAAAAAATTGACTCTCCATGCATGATGTTCAGTAAAAAAAACTATACCACAATGAATCTTGTGGCAACTAAAAACATATCTATTGATTCATATTTACAAAAATTGTCTGAAGTACAAAGTAAATCCGGAATCAATCCTTTAATGGCCCTTGATGTGTTTGCTTATCCTTATCAAACAATAAAAGACTCCCCAAGGTATCTCCGGAGAAATTCAATTTACGCTAAACCAAAAATGTCAACAAGCTTGATTATACCTGTACATAACAACCTTAAGCTCACCAGACAATGTGTTGATTCCATTCTTAAACATACAGACCTGAAACATTCTGAAATTATTATTATTGACAATGGATCCACTGATGGATCATCTTCTTACCTGACAAGCCTTCATACTCAAGGGCAAATTAAGCTGATCAAAAATCTGACAAACAAGGGTTTTGCCAAAGCTTGTAACCAGGGTGCAAAAGCAGCCCAAAATGAACTATTGTTATTTTTAAATAATGATACCATTGTTACTGAAGACTGGTTGCATAACCTTAATACATGCCTGAAGCGACACCCAAAATGTGCTGCTGTCAGCCCAAAGCTATTATACCCGGATAACACTGTCCAACATGCAGGAGTTGTCTTTACCCGCAAAAAAACAATATGGCATATATATAAAGGCTTACACTCAAATCATCCCGCAGTTAATAAAGAAAGGTCATTTCAGGCCATAACCGCAGCATGCATGTTGACTTACCAACACCTTTTTTTTGAGGTTGGCATGTTTGATGAACGCTTTATAAACGGTTTTGAAGACATTGACCTTTGCCTGAAGTATGCTCAGGCAGGATATAGTTGTTTTTATTGCCCAAAATCTGTTGTTTATCATTTAGAAAGCAAAACTCCTGGCAGGTTCGAAAGAACAAAGGATAACGAGAATTTATTGTTCAGACTATGGTCAAATAAAGTCTCGTGCGATGAACATTTATACTATAATGAAGATCTGATCAACACTGATTATCATACTTGCAAATCAGGTGAAAAAAGCTTTATAATGTATGACCACAACGATAATCATTACTGGAATACCGCCAAAAAACTATGCACAAATACTGAATACAATGAAGCTGAAATGATGTTTCACAAAGCATTACAGTTCAATCCATTTGATGTCAGAAATTTTCAAATTATGGATGACCTGGCTGAATTATACATCAAGATGAATAAGATTATGCTGGCAGAAAAATGTCTTTCTGACCTTGTCAAAGTTGCCCCTTCAGTGGAAAGAGAACAAAAACTGTCTGTTATTCGAAAAAATAAAGAACGGTGAAATTGTGAGTTATATTCCAGACCTGAAGCAAGAGTACGATATATTGTTTTATGCAGAAAGAAGCCTCCACCTCCCTTACCTGGAGCCCATTCACGACTTCCTGCAAACAACTTACCCTCATCTTAAGTTGATATTCTCCTCTCCACCTTATGCTCCTACTAGTGAAGATCAATCAGGAGTTGGATTATGCAAAAGCGATGTTCAAAAGCTTAATCACAAGGGTATGTTTTGCCACGAAACTTCACAAATACAGGCAAAAATTGCAGTCGTTGCTGATGTTTGCCACTTGAGAATACCCCACATCAATCGAGTAGTAAACGTAGGACATGGATTAATATGTAAAGGGCTGTACTATTGCAGAAGCAATGTCACAAAACGTGAAAACCTTTCAGAGCTGCTATGTGTACCCGGACCGTGGCACAAGAGAAGGCTTGAAGATAATGTATTCATTCCCATTGAAGTAACCGGGTACATTAAATCCGACATGCTCTTTGGTCCAGATGCTGTAGATAAGAGCAAATTCTGTATGGACATGAACATAGACCCGGAAAAAAAAATTATTCTCTTTGCGCCAACTTTTAATGAAGAGCTTTCAGCCATTCCTGTGATCAAGGATAAAATATCTGAACTGACTGGACCGGACCGCATTGTGATGGTTAAGCTTCACCATATGACAGACCCGCATTGGGTTCAGATGTACCAGAATATGGCCAGGGAGCACCCTGATATAATTTATTTAGATGGCACTGATTACAGCGGAATGATGCATGCAGCAGATGTTATGGTCAGTGATGTTTCATCCATGTTCATTGAATTCATGTTCTTAAACAAACCAGTGGTTCTGTATAAAAATCCAAAGCTCGAAGAATATCCAGCTTTTAACCCCAATAATATTGAATACAGAATTAGAGATGCAGTTCAAGAGGCAGATACATTCAGTCAACTGCAGCACGAAGTGCAAAAAGCTCTGGATAATCCTAATATGCTCAGCAATAAACGCAAGATGTATATTGAAGAACTTGATTATGGGCAGGATGGGCAGAGCGCAAAGAGAGCAGGAGAAGCAATCTATTCAAGGATTGATCAAAAAAAATATATCCCAAGACAACAACAAAGCTATTCAATCTTTCTTCTACTTGATGAAAGTCATGATAGTAGCATTGTGCAAGCTACTCTTGAGGAAATCTCAAATAAATCAAGTCAACATTCCATTGAAATTTTTCCAGTTAGTGAAAATGACTTAGATATTTTTTCCTTGGAAAATTCAAAATACTCCATTATGGCTAATGGTTGTAAGACAGTAAAATTTAAGCAATCTCTTGCCATGGCAAGAGGAAGCATGGCTGTCTTTCTTTATCCAGGCTGGCACTTTCCCGACAACTGGCTCAAGTGGCTGAACAATCATTTTTTATGGAACCAGGGCACAGGACTGGTTAAGGCTGTCCAGGATATAAACCTAATCCGCTCTACATTTGAAAACACTATTTCTGACACAAAGCTCCCTGTCCTCTGCAAGTCAATGTCCGTTGCCATTCTAAATCTGTGCATTGGCAAGGCAGAAGTCAATGACGGACTCCCCTCATCCTGCGCTATGATTCCACTGCCTGTCCTGAGGGCAAGCGTTGAGGCTGTTCCAGAAATTTACAATGGGGAAATACTTAAGAACTTAGATATATTTGTTACTAATATGGGGCTCACAAGCCTCACTGCCTTAGACACTTTAATTTACCCAATAGACCAGCTATTTTTTATATGGGATAAACAAGCATTGATGGAAGCTGTTACTATACTTAAAAATGAAGGATTGATGGAAGAGGCTGTAAAGTTGATGAAAGAAAATATTCTACGTTTCAGTGAATAACCTGCGACTTTTTACCACTGTCAAAAAGCTGCTTTTGCCTGAAATTAATACCCTTTTTGTCAAGGCCCTGTCCCGAGTCATAAATACCGACAATATCTGTAACCACTTCAACAGTCTTTGCCCTTCTGTAGTATTTCAGCATATTCAGGTAATCTGCTTCATAGCCACCACTACTCTTCCAGCCTCCACATCTGTCCACCACCAGTTCTCTGGAAAGACACAGACATAAAGGATCAATATTTCCCTGCCTGACCAGTGACCTGCCAGGAACATCTTGAGGTAGATATTCACAAGCAAAAGCCCTGCTGACATCAATCCTGGCAATGATCAACTCTGCCTTGAAATATTGCAGGTATATCTGAAAAGCAGAACTGGTTAACTCATTATCATCATCAAGAAA from Desulfonatronovibrio magnus includes the following:
- a CDS encoding CDP-glycerol glycerophosphotransferase family protein; its protein translation is MSYIPDLKQEYDILFYAERSLHLPYLEPIHDFLQTTYPHLKLIFSSPPYAPTSEDQSGVGLCKSDVQKLNHKGMFCHETSQIQAKIAVVADVCHLRIPHINRVVNVGHGLICKGLYYCRSNVTKRENLSELLCVPGPWHKRRLEDNVFIPIEVTGYIKSDMLFGPDAVDKSKFCMDMNIDPEKKIILFAPTFNEELSAIPVIKDKISELTGPDRIVMVKLHHMTDPHWVQMYQNMAREHPDIIYLDGTDYSGMMHAADVMVSDVSSMFIEFMFLNKPVVLYKNPKLEEYPAFNPNNIEYRIRDAVQEADTFSQLQHEVQKALDNPNMLSNKRKMYIEELDYGQDGQSAKRAGEAIYSRIDQKKYIPRQQQSYSIFLLLDESHDSSIVQATLEEISNKSSQHSIEIFPVSENDLDIFSLENSKYSIMANGCKTVKFKQSLAMARGSMAVFLYPGWHFPDNWLKWLNNHFLWNQGTGLVKAVQDINLIRSTFENTISDTKLPVLCKSMSVAILNLCIGKAEVNDGLPSSCAMIPLPVLRASVEAVPEIYNGEILKNLDIFVTNMGLTSLTALDTLIYPIDQLFFIWDKQALMEAVTILKNEGLMEEAVKLMKENILRFSE
- a CDS encoding NTP transferase domain-containing protein, with product MKAVILAAGVGSRLGRPFPKCLTQMPGGEPILGRQIRIFREAGISEIIVVVGFKKTLIMEQYPEALYKYNPFYYITNTSKSLLCALENVYEDVVWVNGDVVFDPQVVRDVVGSPYNTVAVDRKKCGQEEVKYTENEQGFIDSISKEVKNPLGEAVGVNKIQKNDIQKFIRALKHCHDDDYFEKGMELAMSEGIRFKALDISNYRCIEVDFEDDLIQAKNMFNQSEKGTEPILTLRKKNIKISQNGLPLELIEAKNIKRACS
- a CDS encoding glycosyltransferase family A protein encodes the protein MNTNEILFSLIIPSRGTRPVALEQAIVSVLKAADNAGLNHDQFEVLIGFDGQKGERVVTENNVYYYDLPEDKNWGNGIRNILLKRSKGEKVVFLDDDNELTSSAFQIYLQYFKAELIIARIDVSRAFACEYLPQDVPGRSLVRQGNIDPLCLCLSRELVVDRCGGWKSSGGYEADYLNMLKYYRRAKTVEVVTDIVGIYDSGQGLDKKGINFRQKQLFDSGKKSQVIH
- a CDS encoding CDP-glycerol glycerophosphotransferase family protein — its product is MNILFVSHDFLQTPQSCNAQFIEKIAEKINKKSGFKVDILCLPPSSTAVNIADKKKSSALNILTINSKPRLFTFDAVRSKHVSHEVEKIFIKNSYDILHIFTVGELTVAPVESAKEHGLKIFFTLCDFWFLCEENYDLASDDSECTGPESNEKCVHCFLNKYIPDHKKNKLLFPVRDHKKSRTGYLKKIFKIADNIDSLTSGVKKTYEKFGVKNLNISLDNFEYDIDRITDHYIHKYNNISSAKKHRKTNPQNKKRILFYCFDKMHIPILSPIYSKMKNKYPNHQFGFAAMPKYKHFSAGFEESDLRLLKTFKEYVTFHPQKFFPDVTILPDSYYPHGCGKMVHVGHGVLSKGIYYTDSARAKQEENADMVCVPGAYHQQMLESIISSPVMATGMPKLDNLFNGRINKKAVCRLYNLPESYTYILYAPTYNQELTSLDYLLENMDQVLMTDQTMLLIKLHSRCKPGHRLAAQKLVHKDPRIVFISGQNITEFLALADVMVSDVSSAMMEFAALDKPLVLFNNPAWKDYEHFNPKDIDFAWRDIGLQITRSDQLKDAVQECLQYPEKLSGIRTRYTDQLFANKYNGDASDNIARLVSGLAES
- a CDS encoding glycosyltransferase, which produces MNQTKILFFVERNLHLPYLEPVHDYFQTNYPEINLAFSAPPYRSSTTDLPGCGLDESTIQRLAGKSKFIKDPAGFGPDATLVSDINAAIYLRGCGRIINVGHGMISKGCFYTHRPIIRRENLADLICVPGPIHKKKLRKNVFIPIETTGFIKSDKLFGLNALNRSQFCQEYNIDPKKNIILFAPTYNPELSAIPVVQEKIFELTGNDNHLIIKLHGMTDVNWANYYKTETKNNPFCTFIEDQDLTPCLTASDLLISDVSSAFVEFMLLDKPIVLVENPLRKNFIHYDPEDIEYDARKACVVVKDFQSLKNSIHKELKNPDRLSELRRKCSRELCYGQDGYSVKRTTQAVIDNLKTAYPVKFSVVVIWDHMPEKKELLLFWENFSASTKGFDLEVIMAGPKPELPSLTRLSSRWIECKHPDAEVFNIAVNKAEHEHIALIKPNTALPPGWLKFLYNHFKWNDNVFIVQAMHPENGYKAVMDKFFDEKKHLPYSEKSFMLNRFLIGSSILNKKIDSPCMMFSKKNYTTMNLVATKNISIDSYLQKLSEVQSKSGINPLMALDVFAYPYQTIKDSPRYLRRNSIYAKPKMSTSLIIPVHNNLKLTRQCVDSILKHTDLKHSEIIIIDNGSTDGSSSYLTSLHTQGQIKLIKNLTNKGFAKACNQGAKAAQNELLLFLNNDTIVTEDWLHNLNTCLKRHPKCAAVSPKLLYPDNTVQHAGVVFTRKKTIWHIYKGLHSNHPAVNKERSFQAITAACMLTYQHLFFEVGMFDERFINGFEDIDLCLKYAQAGYSCFYCPKSVVYHLESKTPGRFERTKDNENLLFRLWSNKVSCDEHLYYNEDLINTDYHTCKSGEKSFIMYDHNDNHYWNTAKKLCTNTEYNEAEMMFHKALQFNPFDVRNFQIMDDLAELYIKMNKIMLAEKCLSDLVKVAPSVEREQKLSVIRKNKER